The DNA region ATTATAAAGATAGTTCATCATATGACCGTGTTAACAAATGTGtaagtacataattaataagattataATGATTGGTATGATGTGTCGATTTCGAGGAAGCATGACTAACCGGTTATTACACTCATTGTTTctataattcaaattattttattttacatctgGTCATATGTTTAGATAGAATCTAGGCTAAGCGGAATTGAACTTTATCACATGAATCATGTTattgtcaatattattattcacaataataataataaagctgtTCTTTGTTAGGTCAATGATTTTGCGTCGGGTTGAATACGCCTGAGATATGGCTTCGTCGCCtgatgcaatatttttaattgtttggcCAACACGCAACGCCCgacttaacaatattaaagtattaaaacaaGCAAGTTCGCCACGTTGGTTATTTCATACAGCAAGTCGATTCAACGTGACTACATCGggattattacatacattaactTCTTGATTGACCTCCACCTAGTTACGACAATCACCAAGCtgtgattatattttaatataatcttaatatttttatcattagcaatattttaaacagtattgaattaataaaattatgtttataaatatcgaTTAGTCACGTAAGATTTTATTACGCGATTTTTGACCAAGCGTGTAATCGTGAGTGCGGATGTGATTTGTAGATACTTACGGTACTGAAAGACCAGCAAGAACCGCACTTGCCCTGGTCTTTGATGTCTGTAACAGCTCCCTTCTGACGCCAGTCCACCTGTTCCGGCAGCTGAACGTTAGCCGGTGAAACAAAGCGCGCCCCGCGAATATCACGCCCCTTTCCGTAAAGGCCCTTGTTGTGTCtgtaaatactataatacTTGAACTACCaacatacatttttcattattgcCAGAGTCAGTACTCATTTTAACAAGGGAACCAGCCAGCCCTTGGCCAAAGTATAAAAGCAACATAGGTGTAATCAAATTAtgcaaaacatattttgaacAACAATCTATTTATGATTGCAACCAAATATTGACCTAAAATGCTTATCTGTAgaccacaaataaaattaaagagtAGGTAGAAGAGTAAACAAACATTTGTTATCTTCATTGCTTTAGGAGGAAAATGTTGGTTACATCATTTACACCTCAAATTCCTTTGTTTTTaggtatttacataaattaattaacaacctgaattgtacttttttaaagtttgaaaCTCAAATCTGTCTTTGCatattactttaaatgaaaattaaatagtaagTGGATGGACAGTAAGTAACAATAtggtgttttgtttttaattgatgcagtttcataaataataataaatttaaaataaaatattaagtattgcTTAAATTTAAGGGTTTCTTTAGTATTATAATGAACATTACTTTATCTTAACTGCAAATTTATTGAAGGTTGAgagataaaaatgttttgccCTTTATGTGacaccttttttattattattgataagcTCAGATTAAGTgcttttaatatcaataacatTTCATGTGACCaacttattttgtttatttgtaatttctttattttaaagctgagcaaataaagtaattatgtataaatgaaatgtaggaaataataaataagaagacTTACTTGAGTGTTTTGTTGTAGCCATTCATGGTTTGGACAAACTCATGGTGCAGCATATCAGAGTATTTATTGGGCTTGAGGCGGTAGGTTACCTGACCACGTTCAAAGCGTGCATTGTGTTTAGCTACTTTGTGTTTGTTCTCAGCAAAGATCTTCATCCGGAACTTGTCTTCAACTTCACTATCATACTCCTTCTTATGCTCTAGctgttttaacataaattttaaacttgcATCTACTTTACATACTGTGTATTTTAAGGAAAATTAGAAAGAATGACATACCTTGAAGGCATTCCACTCCTCACGCACAAGGTCAAAGAAGCTAACAGAGCTTACAGCTACCACAACAGCTAGCAGCACGCAGGCTACGCCTTTCATGTTTGTATATTTCTCTAGtacctaataaaataattgaataaaaaatttattaatttcctaTCCTGTCCTTTCCccaaaaattgttaatatttatattttttaattatatatacaaattccAGAAATAAGagattaaataatcattagtTGCAATTTTCCTTTGTTATGTATGTCCATTGAAGATGCTAAACAAAGTTCCTTATATATCGGATCAAGAAATTTGCAATGTTATTTctcaactaaaataaaaggaaATAACCATCCCAGTTGCACTTTTTAGAAAATACATTAAGTTTTAACTGAATAGGTATtggcaatttaaaaatacttatttagcGTTGTAAAGTACCTAACTTAACAGTAAAAAATACGTACACCACAAGAAAGAAGCGGGCCGGTAGGACGATGTGTTTGCTCAAATAATTCTTCTTTTCCTCCCTTTTAAATTGGATgattaagcaataaaaatcAAGAGCTGACGTGCTTTAAACTAGGTTTTATAAGttgtattgtttgtttttttcagTGTTTCcccttaaatataatgtacagtatcacagataaaataaacttatatcaAGTATGGTATCcctatttaagaaaatatctgCAGGAGGTACTCTATGGTTCAATGATGTATGGTAAAGAATGaaactataatttaacaaaatacaggTATTAATATGTAGATGTCACTTACGAATTAAAATTCCTGTGTTGATTATGAGCTGATTATGAGCCTACTGTGCGTCAACGCTCTCTTACGCATGTattctttcaaaataaaagctgtttaataaaacaaactcgTTGCTCAACACGAAAGAGTTTAGGGTgcttttgaatgttttttcatagtcattatttaataattaataagactCAAGTACCCTGTCGCTACTACTACCTCACTATACCTCATACTTGACAGGCCATGATTAATATGTGCATTGTGCTTTTATCCTCTACTAGTGCGTCAATTGGTGACAACTGTCAACAACATGTGCTCATGTATCTAATATATTTGGcctttagaaaataattgtaataattttacatttctgACTGCAATATGACAAATGAGAATAATTCGGAGAAACGaaatacaaagaaaacaaaacacaaactttttaaacctAGAAAAAAAAAGAGTGTTGAAGAGGATTCtgctatacaatatttacagagCCAATATGATAAAGTAAGTATATAATGAACATATAACTCCCGTAGTGAATTTATATAGCGTGTAAgccttttttaaatcttaattcATTATTCTAGATAATTCCCGAAgatattaaatcttttaaagaCTTGCCACTGTCGCAAAAAACATTGAGAGgattaaaagataataattacaCAGTACCAACTGATATTCAAAAACAGGCCATAGGATATGCTTTACAAGGGAAAGATATTTTAGGAGCTGCAAAGACTGGTTCTGGAAAGACATTAGCATTTTTAATTCCCATTCTAGAACTACTCTTCTGTAAAAAATGGACACGGCTAGATGGTGTTGGAGCTATTGTAATCTCACCCACAAGAGAATTAGCCTATCAAATTTACGAAACACTTCGTAAAATTGGACATTTCCATGATTTTTCAGCTGGTTTAATTATTGGTGGTCAAAATctgaaatttgaaaaaaaaagaatggaccaaataaatatacttatttgcTCTCCAGGCCGATTACTGCAGCATATGGATGAAAATCCCCTTTTTGATTGTAGTAGTCTTCAAATGCTTATTTTGGATGAGGCTGATAGATGTCTCGACATGGGATTTCAGACTACTATGAATGCAATTATAGAAAATTTGCCTCCAAAAAGACAGACCTTATTGTTCTCAGCTACACAAACAAAATCAGTTAAAGATTTAGCTAGACTTAGTCTATCATTTCCTACATATGTGGCCCCACATGAACAGGCTGATACTGTCACACCAGAATCTCTACAACAAAGTTTTATTGTCTGTGAGATTGATGAGAAATTGGGGATACTATggtcatttattaaaaaccatttgaaACAAAAGGTTCTTGTTTTTATGGCAACATGTAAACaagtaaaatatacttatgaattgttttgtaaattaaggCCAGGAGTTAGTTTGTTAGCTCTTTATGGCACACTTCACCAGGAAAAAAGAGAAAGAATCTATCAAGAATTCTGCAGAAAATCAAATGTTGTGCTATTTGCAACAGATTTGGCTTCTAGAGGTTTAGATTTTCCTAGAGTTAATTGGGTTATCCAATATGATTGCCCTGAAAATGTAGAAACTTATATTCACAGGGCGGGCAGGACAGCTAGAGGCGTTTTTGGTAAAGGAGAAGGTTTATTAATGTTGTTGCCAACTGAAGAAAGAATTGTAGAAGACCtcaataatagtaaaattcctattaacaaaatatcagTAGATCCCTCAAAACTTATGTCACCCCAACGAAAAATAGAAGCTCTACTTTCAGATAATACAGACCTAAAGCAAACAGCACAGAGAGCTtttgtaagttatttaaaatctgtGTTTCTTATGAAGAACAAAGACATATTTAATGTCCATTGCCTAGACACTGATGCATATGCTAAGTCACTTGGCTTGATTGTTCCACCAAGAATTAGATTTTTGCAAAATGTCCAGAAGAAAAATGCTCTTCATAATAATCTAAAGCAAACAGAAAATGCTTTAATggttgaaaaattaaaaacaactttaGGAAATGATACACCTCCCAGTGATACAGAAGATATTGGTCAAGGAAAACCCAAAGTGGTATCTAATAAGAAGGCAGTCCCtacgtttagtttttataatgagGTAGATAGTGATGAAGATGACTtcctttattttaagaaaaaagatGTAGATATTGAACCAGTCAGTATTGAGGATGTCAAACCTTCTAAGAAAAAGAAGCCCATTACAAAAGCTGCAGTAgctaaaaaaattcttaaaaaaaaaataaaagttaacaCAACTATAAAATTCACTGATGATGGTGAAGCTATAGATGATGATAAAAAGGATGTTAAGTCAGAATTAGCTAAGCAATTTGAAAATGAAGATGTTGGTGGAATTGATATAGAAAAAGCCAAAGAAGTTTTACAAGAAGAAGATAAGTTTGACAAAATGAGATTTAGAGACAAAGTCAAAGCAAAGCATAAGGAACAGAAAAGGAAATtgaaaaacaagaaaaaagaGGATGGAGAGAAAGATGATTTTGGAACTGTGACAGACTCTGACGGACCTGATCTTTCTTGGCTACCTGATCCAGACAAAATATATGAGCCAAAACATGACAACGATAGCAAAATATTATCTTCTCAATCTGAAAATGACTCACTGTCCAGTGCCTCAGAAGACGAAAAATATCATAGGTATGTTTTTACTGGGTTTAGGCAACACAatcttttactttttaaacaaattctaCTAACAGTTTAAAATCTGCTTTGTGTTTTTTGGGTTTGATGCAATGCCACtgattttaatgtgtaaattagttaaaaagataataaacaaaaattgccTTTGCCTTCAAAGTAGAAGGCTGGCAGTGTTAAGGCAATGAACACTTGTGGATTTATATGGTGGCtataatgtagtatttttcGATAGAAAGTCATATTTTTACTTCTTTTCTTTCAGGCCTACAAAGCGAAAGCTGATGGAGAGTAAAGGCATAGTTCAAGAAAGTGTAATGCCTAGAAAAGTAAGAAAACTTGAAGATATATCAGCATCTCTGTCTGTTAGTGAAGCAGAATTACTTGCTATGCAGTTGcttaaagcaaaaaaataaaaagtttgttaatatatattgttaactacaatttcttttatatcttatttgttgttgtttcTTTATTTGCTTCCCGCAATCCAGTTATGTTAAACAGATGTATTACAGAAGATATGTACAGTTCAACTAAATTCATGTTTTCTGATATGTGATAATCTCACCTACCGATACCAAAATTTCTCTTTACGGGCATTCgaaagctttaaaaaaataaccaacTACAAAATTCTGTGCCTCAGACAGTCGTCTTCAGGCACGCCGGTTGCCTcgaaatattttcctttatattGCGAGCAAGTCATAAATGCGCGCATAGATAGTGGCGACTGCCGACTACGTTTGTTACTAATGTTAGTCCATTAATGTGTGACTGTTTTTAGGGTTTTCCTACTGTTTAGTAACTTAActtactataataaattttgacgGAATAAACAGGTATATAAAAAACTCGAGGTATGTAACCtagtttagtttattagtTAAGTAACACATagattagttaataataagaaaCTCAAATTTTATACTTGAAGACAAGAAATTGTAAAACGTCAGTTTTGttagccctttagtttttcataCACTCTAATATTGTATTACTATAACATTCTCCTTTCGAATggtgtttttgtttatattgtgGCAATAGATTTAACTTTTCAGCCAGTTTCAAGCAATCCGATAATTTTCAAAAGATCGACTACAAGTTAACATTCTTTATAGGTAACAGATAACAGATGTGTAACTTACATTTAGCAAACTCTAAATgagttaaacaatttttttgttagtctAGTCACGAACGAGAGTCCGCcaacgtttaaaaataaaaaagaggaAAAACACTGTTAAGTCTTTCGTACCTTTCTTTCGATTTGCATTTACGCTATGATAcgtaggtaacactgaaaatgtttagaactggccagttagaaacattgctattgaaaacttttttgaatttctatttcagaactctttggtaacctaatgtagtacttatattcaatattgcattcattaaCAGTCCTTTGaaagcgactactgaagataacatcagtgctgtgcgacgaatgatagaggaagataagataATGACCTATTATGAGCAGATACgagcaagcctaggcattggaaTGAgtcaaatcaaaaaaatattacatgaacacttaggcgt from Pieris brassicae chromosome 2, ilPieBrab1.1, whole genome shotgun sequence includes:
- the LOC123720856 gene encoding probable ATP-dependent RNA helicase DDX10; amino-acid sequence: MTNENNSEKRNTKKTKHKLFKPRKKKSVEEDSAIQYLQSQYDKIIPEDIKSFKDLPLSQKTLRGLKDNNYTVPTDIQKQAIGYALQGKDILGAAKTGSGKTLAFLIPILELLFCKKWTRLDGVGAIVISPTRELAYQIYETLRKIGHFHDFSAGLIIGGQNLKFEKKRMDQINILICSPGRLLQHMDENPLFDCSSLQMLILDEADRCLDMGFQTTMNAIIENLPPKRQTLLFSATQTKSVKDLARLSLSFPTYVAPHEQADTVTPESLQQSFIVCEIDEKLGILWSFIKNHLKQKVLVFMATCKQVKYTYELFCKLRPGVSLLALYGTLHQEKRERIYQEFCRKSNVVLFATDLASRGLDFPRVNWVIQYDCPENVETYIHRAGRTARGVFGKGEGLLMLLPTEERIVEDLNNSKIPINKISVDPSKLMSPQRKIEALLSDNTDLKQTAQRAFVSYLKSVFLMKNKDIFNVHCLDTDAYAKSLGLIVPPRIRFLQNVQKKNALHNNLKQTENALMVEKLKTTLGNDTPPSDTEDIGQGKPKVVSNKKAVPTFSFYNEVDSDEDDFLYFKKKDVDIEPVSIEDVKPSKKKKPITKAAVAKKILKKKIKVNTTIKFTDDGEAIDDDKKDVKSELAKQFENEDVGGIDIEKAKEVLQEEDKFDKMRFRDKVKAKHKEQKRKLKNKKKEDGEKDDFGTVTDSDGPDLSWLPDPDKIYEPKHDNDSKILSSQSENDSLSSASEDEKYHRPTKRKLMESKGIVQESVMPRKVRKLEDISASLSVSEAELLAMQLLKAKK